A window of the Rhizobium brockwellii genome harbors these coding sequences:
- a CDS encoding bifunctional 5-dehydro-2-deoxygluconokinase/5-dehydro-2-deoxyphosphogluconate aldolase: MVQSNPGSQPEPALDVITIGRSSVDLYGQQIGSRLENIGSFAKSVGGCPANIAIGTARLGLKSGLITRVGDEQMGRFIREQSAREGVATDGIVTDKERLTALVLLAVEAEGVSPMIFYRSDCADMALDEGDIDEDFIRSSRAVLVSGTHFSRPNTEAAQRKAIRIAKANGRKVIFDIDYRPNLWGLAGHAEGFERYVKSDRVSSKMKETLPDCDLIVGTEEEILIASGADDVLGALKEIRRLSPATIVLKRGAMGCIVYDGPIADDLEAGIIGQGFPIEVFNVLGAGDAFMSGFLRGFLRDEPLKTCATWANACGAFAVSRLLCSPEYPTWAELDFFLTTGSKHRALRKDEALNHIHWASTRRGEIPLLMALAIDHRSQLVSVADELGVGHEKIVAFKRLAVAAAARVSNGRDGYGMLIDERFGRDAFFDAATKNFSWIGRPVELPGSKPLRFEFSQDIGSQLVEWPLSHCIKCLCFYHPDDPAELKTEQQEKLRTLFEASRKVGRELLVEIIAGKNGPLTDDTIATALEELYALGIKPDWWKLEPQASREAWKKIDAVIAKNDPWCRGIVLLGLEAPADELISCFEATLAAPSVKGFAVGRTIFADPARAWLSGEMNDEEAITDMAGRFRQLTEAWLKTRGHQ; the protein is encoded by the coding sequence ATGGTACAATCGAATCCGGGCTCACAGCCGGAGCCGGCGCTTGATGTGATCACCATCGGCCGCTCTTCGGTCGATCTTTACGGCCAGCAGATCGGTTCGCGGCTGGAGAATATCGGCTCCTTCGCCAAGTCCGTCGGCGGCTGCCCCGCCAATATCGCCATCGGCACGGCGCGGCTCGGCCTCAAATCCGGCCTCATCACCCGCGTCGGCGACGAGCAGATGGGACGCTTCATCCGCGAGCAGTCGGCGCGCGAAGGTGTGGCGACAGACGGCATCGTCACCGACAAGGAGCGGCTGACGGCGCTGGTGCTGCTGGCGGTCGAGGCCGAGGGCGTGTCGCCGATGATCTTCTATCGGTCGGACTGCGCCGACATGGCGCTCGATGAAGGTGATATCGACGAGGATTTCATCAGATCGTCGCGCGCCGTTCTCGTTTCCGGCACACATTTCTCACGGCCGAATACCGAGGCCGCGCAGCGCAAGGCTATCCGCATCGCCAAGGCGAACGGCCGCAAGGTGATCTTCGACATCGATTACCGACCGAACCTCTGGGGCCTTGCCGGGCATGCGGAAGGCTTCGAGCGCTATGTGAAATCCGACCGGGTCTCCTCGAAGATGAAGGAGACGCTGCCCGACTGCGATCTCATCGTCGGCACCGAAGAAGAAATCCTGATCGCGTCCGGCGCCGACGACGTGCTCGGCGCGCTGAAGGAGATCCGTCGGCTGTCGCCGGCGACGATCGTGCTCAAGCGCGGCGCCATGGGCTGCATCGTCTATGACGGGCCGATCGCCGACGATCTCGAGGCCGGCATCATCGGCCAGGGTTTCCCGATCGAGGTCTTCAACGTGCTCGGCGCCGGCGATGCCTTCATGTCCGGCTTCCTGCGCGGCTTTCTGCGCGACGAGCCGCTGAAGACCTGCGCCACCTGGGCCAATGCCTGCGGCGCCTTCGCCGTCTCCCGCCTGCTCTGCTCGCCGGAATATCCGACCTGGGCAGAACTCGATTTCTTCCTGACGACCGGCAGCAAGCACCGGGCGCTGCGCAAGGACGAGGCGCTCAACCATATCCACTGGGCATCGACCCGGCGTGGCGAAATCCCGCTTTTGATGGCGCTGGCGATCGACCACCGTTCGCAGCTCGTCAGCGTCGCCGATGAGCTCGGCGTCGGCCATGAGAAGATCGTCGCCTTCAAACGGCTGGCGGTGGCGGCAGCGGCGCGGGTTTCGAACGGCCGCGACGGCTACGGCATGCTGATCGACGAACGCTTCGGCCGCGACGCTTTCTTCGATGCGGCGACGAAGAATTTCTCCTGGATCGGCCGGCCGGTGGAATTGCCGGGCTCGAAGCCGCTGCGCTTCGAATTCAGCCAGGATATCGGCTCGCAACTCGTCGAATGGCCGCTCAGTCATTGCATCAAGTGCCTGTGCTTCTATCATCCTGATGATCCGGCTGAATTGAAGACGGAGCAGCAGGAGAAGCTGCGCACTCTGTTCGAGGCCTCCCGCAAGGTTGGCCGCGAGCTGCTGGTGGAGATCATCGCAGGCAAGAACGGGCCGCTGACCGACGATACCATCGCGACCGCTCTGGAAGAGCTTTATGCGCTCGGCATCAAGCCGGACTGGTGGAAGCTGGAGCCGCAGGCATCCCGTGAGGCCTGGAAAAAGATCGATGCGGTGATCGCCAAAAATGATCCATGGTGCCGCGGTATCGTGCTCCTGGGGCTCGAGGCGCCCGCCGACGAGCTGATCTCCTGCTTCGAGGCGACGCTGGCTGCCCCCTCCGTGAAGGGCTTTGCTGTCGGGCGGACGATCTTTGCCGATCCGGCGCGCGCCTGGCTTTCGGGAGAAATGAACGACGAGGAAGCGATCACCGACATGGCCGGCCGCTTCCGGCAACTGACAGAGGCGTGGCTGAAGACGCGCGGACATCAGTAG
- a CDS encoding MurR/RpiR family transcriptional regulator — MDNDPQRHARVPRDFESLRSTIIERKANMPKRLAQVAAFALGNPDEIAFGTTASIAAASDVQPSTLVRLAHHLGYGGFSDLQSIFRERLRDRTLSYEERLVTLEQSSGDDEDANLLSGFIAAANQSVNRLAATVQSDTFTKAVNILASAETIYLIAKRRSYPLTAHMTYAFSKLNIRHQIVASPNGVDPEMVQFATPKDAAIAASFSPYAADSLSQSQELADRGVPVIAITDSAFSPLAACATHWFEVAEADFAGFRSLSASMALTMALPVAIAERRRKGQPSKSAKGKME, encoded by the coding sequence ATGGATAACGATCCCCAGAGGCACGCGCGTGTGCCGCGCGATTTCGAAAGCCTGCGCAGCACCATCATCGAGCGCAAGGCGAACATGCCGAAGCGGCTGGCGCAGGTCGCCGCCTTCGCGCTCGGCAATCCCGACGAAATCGCCTTCGGAACGACGGCGAGCATCGCGGCCGCCTCCGACGTCCAGCCCTCGACGCTGGTGCGCCTGGCGCATCATCTGGGTTACGGAGGCTTTTCCGACCTGCAGAGCATCTTTCGCGAAAGATTGCGGGACCGGACGCTGAGCTACGAAGAGCGCCTCGTCACGCTGGAACAATCGAGCGGCGACGATGAGGACGCCAATCTGCTCTCCGGCTTCATTGCCGCGGCAAACCAGTCGGTCAACCGGCTGGCGGCGACGGTGCAGAGCGATACTTTCACCAAAGCGGTAAATATCCTTGCCAGCGCCGAGACGATCTACCTGATCGCCAAACGGCGCTCCTACCCGCTGACGGCGCACATGACCTACGCTTTTTCCAAGCTCAACATCCGCCACCAGATCGTCGCCTCGCCGAACGGCGTCGACCCTGAAATGGTGCAGTTCGCAACACCGAAGGATGCGGCAATCGCGGCGAGCTTCTCCCCCTATGCGGCCGACAGCCTCAGCCAGAGCCAGGAGCTTGCCGATCGCGGCGTCCCCGTCATTGCGATCACCGATTCGGCCTTCTCGCCGCTTGCCGCCTGCGCCACGCACTGGTTCGAGGTGGCGGAGGCCGATTTCGCCGGCTTCCGCTCGCTTTCGGCCTCGATGGCGCTCACCATGGCATTGCCGGTTGCAATCGCCGAACGGCGGCGCAAGGGTCAGCCGTCAAAATCTGCAAAAGGCAAAATGGAATAA
- a CDS encoding Gfo/Idh/MocA family protein, with protein MKPLGIGLIGTGYMGKCHALAWNAVKTVFGDVERPRLVHLAEANAGLAEARAGEFGFEKATADWRALIADPEVDVVSVTTPNQFHPEMAIAALEAGKHVWCEKPMAPAYADAERMLETAKRSGKVAALGYNYIQNPVMRHIRTLIGEGAIGTVNHIRVEMDEDFMADPDVFFYWKSELSAGYGALDDFAVHPLSLLWYLFGHVEAVITDMVRPYADRPLSEGGRRAVENHDAANVLMRLGGGISAVLMANRAAWGRKGRIALQIFGSKGSIVYDQERMNEFELYQADGRGSEQGFRKILAAPAHRPYDRFIPAPGHGLGFNDLKIIECRELIRAISGEPSSIVTFEDGLRIEKSVHAMAQSFHERRWIEIG; from the coding sequence ATGAAGCCACTCGGCATCGGTTTGATCGGCACGGGTTATATGGGCAAGTGCCATGCATTGGCGTGGAATGCAGTAAAGACTGTGTTCGGCGATGTCGAGCGTCCGCGTCTCGTGCATCTGGCCGAAGCCAATGCCGGGCTTGCTGAGGCTCGTGCCGGTGAATTCGGCTTCGAGAAGGCAACGGCCGACTGGCGGGCGTTGATCGCTGACCCCGAGGTTGACGTGGTCTCCGTCACCACGCCCAATCAGTTTCACCCCGAGATGGCGATTGCAGCCCTGGAGGCCGGCAAACATGTCTGGTGCGAAAAGCCGATGGCGCCGGCCTATGCCGATGCCGAGCGCATGCTGGAAACGGCGAAGCGATCCGGCAAGGTTGCCGCCCTTGGCTATAATTACATTCAGAATCCCGTCATGCGGCATATCAGGACGCTGATTGGCGAGGGCGCTATCGGCACGGTCAATCATATCCGCGTCGAGATGGATGAGGACTTCATGGCCGATCCCGATGTCTTCTTTTATTGGAAGAGCGAGCTCTCCGCCGGCTACGGCGCGCTCGATGATTTCGCCGTCCACCCGCTGTCGTTGCTCTGGTATCTCTTCGGCCATGTCGAGGCCGTCATAACGGATATGGTGAGGCCCTATGCCGATCGCCCGCTGAGCGAGGGTGGTCGCCGTGCCGTCGAAAACCACGATGCTGCCAACGTGCTGATGCGGCTCGGCGGCGGCATCTCCGCCGTGTTGATGGCGAATCGCGCCGCCTGGGGTCGCAAGGGCCGCATCGCCCTGCAGATTTTCGGCTCGAAAGGCTCGATCGTCTACGACCAGGAGCGCATGAACGAATTCGAACTCTATCAGGCCGACGGCCGCGGCTCCGAACAGGGCTTCCGCAAGATACTGGCGGCACCAGCCCATCGGCCTTATGATCGGTTCATTCCGGCACCAGGCCACGGCCTCGGCTTCAACGATCTGAAGATCATCGAATGCCGTGAGCTGATCCGGGCAATTTCAGGCGAGCCGTCGTCGATCGTGACATTCGAAGACGGTCTCAGGATAGAGAAGTCGGTGCATGCCATGGCACAGTCCTTCCACGAGCGCCGCTGGATCGAGATCGGCTGA
- a CDS encoding NAD(P)/FAD-dependent oxidoreductase, with amino-acid sequence MTDRLVIIGAGQAGFALAAKLRALKDTRPITLLGAEDVAPYQRPPLSKKYLLGEMAFDRLLFRAEHWYADNDVDLRLSTWAEQIKPDSKQVLLQDGSVLDYGTLALATGSTPRRLPAAIGGDLEGVYVARDKRDADLLAEEMRPGRRVLIIGGGYIGLEAAAVARHRGLEVTVIEMADRILQRVAAKETADIMRVIHETHDVVIREKTGLKHLIGKDGRVIGAALSDGSVIDIDFAVVGIGVAPNDQLAKEAGLEVANGIVVDEFARTSDPAIFAAGDCAALPWQGGRIRLESVQNAVDQAEAAAAVIAGGSEPYAPKPWFWSDQYDVKLQIAGFNLGYDETLLRPGAREGAHSVWYFREGRLIAVDAINDAKAYVTGKKLLESGTNPDKSILADPSADLKSLLG; translated from the coding sequence GTGACGGATAGACTGGTGATCATCGGCGCGGGACAAGCCGGTTTCGCATTGGCGGCCAAGCTGCGTGCTTTGAAGGATACGCGCCCGATCACCCTCCTCGGCGCCGAGGACGTCGCTCCCTATCAGCGTCCGCCGCTTTCAAAGAAATACCTGCTCGGCGAAATGGCTTTCGACCGCCTGCTGTTCCGCGCCGAGCACTGGTATGCGGACAATGATGTCGATCTTCGCCTTTCGACCTGGGCCGAGCAGATCAAGCCGGACAGCAAGCAGGTTCTGCTGCAGGACGGCTCCGTTCTCGACTACGGTACGCTGGCGCTCGCCACCGGCTCGACGCCGCGCCGGCTGCCGGCCGCGATCGGCGGCGATCTCGAGGGCGTCTATGTCGCCCGCGACAAGCGCGATGCCGATCTGCTGGCCGAGGAGATGCGCCCCGGCCGCCGTGTTCTGATCATCGGTGGCGGTTATATCGGCCTCGAGGCGGCGGCCGTTGCCCGCCATCGCGGCCTGGAAGTCACCGTCATCGAGATGGCCGACCGCATCCTGCAACGCGTCGCGGCGAAGGAGACCGCCGACATCATGCGCGTGATCCACGAGACACATGACGTGGTGATCCGCGAGAAGACAGGGCTCAAGCATCTGATCGGCAAGGATGGCCGTGTCATTGGTGCCGCGCTTTCAGACGGATCGGTCATCGATATCGATTTCGCCGTCGTCGGCATCGGCGTCGCGCCGAACGACCAGCTCGCCAAGGAAGCTGGCCTCGAAGTCGCCAACGGCATTGTCGTCGACGAATTCGCGCGCACCTCCGATCCGGCGATCTTTGCCGCTGGTGATTGCGCCGCACTTCCCTGGCAGGGCGGCCGCATCAGGCTCGAATCGGTGCAGAACGCCGTCGACCAGGCCGAAGCTGCGGCAGCCGTCATCGCCGGCGGCAGCGAACCTTATGCGCCGAAGCCGTGGTTCTGGTCCGACCAGTATGACGTCAAGCTGCAGATCGCCGGCTTCAATCTTGGTTATGACGAGACGCTGCTGCGCCCCGGCGCCCGCGAAGGCGCCCATTCGGTCTGGTACTTCAGGGAAGGCCGGCTGATTGCCGTCGATGCGATCAACGATGCGAAGGCCTATGTGACCGGCAAAAAACTGCTGGAATCCGGGACCAATCCCGATAAATCGATTCTCGCCGACCCTTCTGCCGACCTCAAGAGCCTGCTTGGCTGA
- a CDS encoding porin, producing the protein MNIKSLLLGSAAALAVVSGAQAADAIVAAEPEPVEYVRVCDAYGTGYFYIPGTETCLKINGYIRFQVNVGEDIGGDSDWDATTRGQVQFTAKSDTEYGPLTGVIVMQFNADNATDQAAKLDSAYLDIAGFRAGLFYSWWDDGLSGETDDIGSPVTLHNSIRYQYETDSFYAGISVDELEDGFYKTDEEANNVGVAVGLGGKAGAFSYQITAGYDVDNEDGAVRAMGTVDIGPGTLGLAAVYATGPSSYYTKAEWAVAAEYAIKATDKLKITPGVQYYSNYYVAGDDFSDNEAWKVGLTVDYQIVDNFYAKASVQYLDPEDADDSTTGYFRLQRSF; encoded by the coding sequence ATGAACATCAAGAGCCTACTTCTCGGCTCCGCTGCTGCTCTCGCAGTAGTTTCCGGTGCTCAGGCTGCTGACGCTATCGTTGCTGCCGAGCCGGAACCGGTTGAATATGTTCGCGTCTGCGACGCTTACGGCACCGGCTACTTCTACATCCCGGGCACCGAAACCTGCCTGAAGATCAACGGCTACATCCGTTTCCAGGTCAACGTTGGCGAAGACATCGGCGGCGATTCTGACTGGGATGCAACGACCCGCGGCCAGGTTCAGTTCACGGCCAAGAGCGACACCGAGTATGGTCCGCTGACCGGTGTCATCGTCATGCAGTTCAATGCTGACAACGCCACCGATCAGGCTGCCAAGCTCGACTCCGCTTACCTCGACATCGCGGGCTTCCGCGCTGGTCTGTTCTACAGCTGGTGGGACGATGGCCTCTCCGGCGAAACCGACGACATCGGCTCGCCGGTCACGCTGCATAACTCCATCCGTTATCAGTACGAAACCGACTCCTTCTACGCTGGTATCAGCGTCGATGAACTCGAAGACGGCTTCTACAAGACAGACGAAGAAGCCAACAACGTTGGTGTTGCAGTCGGTCTCGGCGGCAAGGCTGGTGCATTCAGCTACCAGATCACTGCTGGCTACGACGTCGACAACGAAGACGGTGCTGTTCGTGCAATGGGCACGGTTGACATCGGTCCTGGTACGCTCGGCCTCGCTGCCGTATACGCTACCGGCCCGAGCTCCTACTACACTAAGGCCGAGTGGGCTGTCGCTGCCGAATACGCTATCAAGGCAACCGACAAGCTCAAGATCACCCCTGGTGTTCAGTACTACAGCAACTACTACGTTGCTGGCGACGACTTCAGCGACAACGAAGCATGGAAGGTCGGTCTGACGGTCGATTACCAGATCGTCGACAACTTCTACGCAAAGGCTTCGGTTCAGTACCTCGATCCGGAAGATGCTGACGACTCCACGACGGGCTACTTCCGCCTGCAGCGTTCGTTCTAA
- a CDS encoding alpha/beta fold hydrolase — protein MPDTDAGGFQERFFTSSDGLRLYARDYLSDQAATAGRLPVICLPGLTRNTRDFHPLALLLSRDTTMPRRVIALDSRGRGNSAWDENKANYNLAIEAGDVLAACAALGIERAIFIGTSRGGLILHLIAATRPDLLEAVILNDIGPVLEAGGLARIRDYLSSSRKPADWNEAVVILKENHGASFTALAEQDWREMALALYRDIGGRPVADFDPAIAAALKSIDFSQPLPDLWGQFESLSRLPLMLIRGENTSLLSQESACEMARRHSRLILHAAEGQGHAPLLHLGNIPTALRAFLATCR, from the coding sequence ATGCCGGATACGGATGCAGGCGGTTTCCAAGAACGATTTTTCACTTCTTCTGATGGGCTGAGGCTTTATGCCCGCGACTACCTGTCCGACCAGGCGGCTACCGCAGGACGGCTGCCGGTGATCTGCCTGCCCGGCCTGACTCGCAATACCCGGGATTTTCATCCGCTTGCGCTGCTTCTCTCCCGGGACACAACAATGCCTCGCAGGGTGATTGCGCTCGATTCGCGCGGACGGGGAAACTCGGCATGGGATGAGAACAAGGCGAATTACAATCTCGCCATCGAGGCCGGCGACGTCCTTGCCGCCTGCGCAGCACTCGGCATCGAGCGGGCGATCTTCATCGGCACGTCGCGGGGCGGGCTGATCCTGCACCTGATCGCGGCGACACGGCCGGATCTTCTCGAAGCCGTCATCCTCAACGATATCGGGCCTGTGCTTGAGGCTGGGGGGCTGGCACGGATCCGCGATTACCTCAGCAGCAGCAGGAAGCCGGCGGACTGGAACGAGGCGGTCGTTATATTGAAGGAAAATCATGGCGCGTCGTTTACCGCGCTTGCAGAGCAAGACTGGCGCGAGATGGCGCTTGCCCTTTATCGTGATATCGGTGGAAGGCCGGTCGCCGATTTCGACCCGGCGATCGCAGCGGCACTGAAATCGATCGACTTCAGCCAGCCACTGCCTGATCTCTGGGGGCAATTCGAAAGCCTGAGCCGGTTGCCGCTGATGCTGATCCGCGGTGAAAATACGTCGCTGCTTTCACAGGAAAGCGCCTGCGAAATGGCCCGGCGGCATTCGCGGCTGATCCTTCATGCTGCCGAAGGACAAGGACATGCCCCGCTCCTGCATCTCGGCAATATCCCCACAGCACTTCGAGCTTTTCTCGCGACCTGCCGATAA
- a CDS encoding lytic transglycosylase domain-containing protein produces MKKAVLILSAFGFIAAAWSSVASPLPGESVSMPAVKPLGFIPETAIPESITTGAIPRNPAVAPVNGDLKAGLDALSDKDPQLALSIRDKMRDGTLDRHILTWAIAVSGLKGVPSYEIASATQELKGWPGLSRLRSYSERAIYDENPAPSAVLAAFGDTAPETMQGAVILGRALVASGKQAQAAKYIRKVWRGEALDKATEDKILVEFSALLTPADHKARMDYLMYRGRVAQAKRFGDMGQAQSLYKAWAAVDAKSGNAGALLNAVDAKWRGDAGLLFARIEYLRKQDKYAEAAALLEQMPPERSELVNSGEWWNEQRIVSRGLVDQGQFKPAYRIVANYAATSPTDIVEAEFHAGWYALRGLQDPTTAEKHFRKILQTSNGPISVSRAWYWLGRAAEAGGPGKSSEFYAKAANFPGTFYGQLAAERLGRKTLDVTYPAPSTDDRQRFQAREAVQAIARLEAAGHGWRAAILYLALADQLQSPGELAVLAARAEQSGDHHLSLQIGKIAYGRGIDVAALAFPVGVIPANANITGSGKALAYAIARQESAFNPAAVSAANARGLLQLLPGTAQAVAKRHNIAFSKDKLTADAGYNATLGAHYLGEQIDAFGGSYILTFIAYNAGPKRVPEWIGRYGDPRGRPIDEIVDWIERIPFPETRNYVQRVMENYEVYKARLGQATDIERDLIGGRSAS; encoded by the coding sequence ATGAAGAAAGCTGTCCTGATTCTGTCCGCCTTCGGCTTCATTGCCGCCGCGTGGAGCAGTGTTGCGTCGCCGCTTCCCGGCGAGAGCGTTTCCATGCCTGCCGTCAAGCCGCTCGGATTCATTCCCGAGACAGCCATACCGGAATCGATCACAACAGGCGCAATTCCGCGCAATCCTGCAGTCGCCCCTGTCAACGGCGACCTGAAAGCCGGCCTCGATGCGCTTTCCGACAAAGATCCGCAGCTGGCGCTTTCGATCCGCGACAAAATGCGCGACGGGACGCTCGACCGCCATATCCTCACCTGGGCGATCGCCGTTTCCGGATTGAAGGGTGTTCCCTCCTATGAAATCGCCAGCGCCACACAGGAACTCAAGGGCTGGCCGGGTCTTTCGCGGCTGCGTTCCTATTCCGAACGCGCGATCTATGACGAAAATCCCGCCCCTTCCGCCGTGCTCGCCGCCTTCGGCGATACCGCGCCTGAGACGATGCAGGGCGCCGTTATCCTCGGCCGGGCGCTGGTTGCATCGGGCAAGCAGGCGCAGGCGGCAAAATATATCCGCAAGGTCTGGCGCGGAGAGGCTCTCGACAAGGCGACCGAGGACAAGATCCTCGTCGAGTTTTCCGCGCTGTTGACGCCTGCCGACCACAAGGCGCGGATGGACTATCTGATGTATCGCGGCCGGGTGGCGCAGGCCAAGCGCTTCGGCGACATGGGCCAGGCCCAGTCGCTCTACAAGGCCTGGGCTGCCGTCGATGCCAAATCCGGCAATGCCGGCGCGCTGCTCAACGCCGTCGATGCGAAATGGCGGGGCGATGCCGGCCTGCTGTTTGCGCGGATCGAATATCTGCGCAAGCAGGACAAATATGCCGAGGCGGCAGCACTTCTAGAGCAGATGCCGCCCGAGCGCAGCGAACTCGTCAATTCCGGCGAATGGTGGAACGAGCAACGCATCGTCAGCCGTGGTCTCGTCGACCAGGGACAATTCAAGCCGGCCTATCGCATCGTCGCAAACTATGCCGCAACGAGCCCGACGGATATCGTCGAGGCTGAATTCCACGCCGGATGGTACGCGCTTCGCGGCCTGCAGGACCCAACAACGGCGGAAAAACACTTCCGCAAGATCCTCCAGACCTCAAACGGGCCGATCTCGGTCTCACGCGCCTGGTATTGGCTGGGACGCGCAGCGGAGGCTGGGGGGCCTGGCAAATCCAGCGAATTCTATGCGAAGGCCGCAAATTTTCCCGGCACCTTCTATGGCCAGCTCGCGGCCGAAAGGCTGGGACGAAAGACGCTTGATGTCACCTATCCCGCACCGAGCACGGACGACCGCCAACGTTTCCAGGCACGCGAAGCCGTGCAGGCGATCGCCCGGCTGGAGGCCGCCGGCCACGGATGGCGGGCCGCCATTCTCTATCTCGCGCTCGCCGATCAACTGCAAAGCCCCGGCGAATTGGCCGTCCTTGCAGCGCGGGCCGAGCAATCCGGCGATCATCACCTCTCGCTGCAGATCGGCAAGATCGCCTATGGGCGCGGCATCGATGTCGCAGCGCTTGCCTTTCCGGTTGGCGTGATCCCGGCGAACGCCAATATAACAGGTTCCGGCAAGGCACTCGCCTATGCCATCGCCCGGCAGGAAAGCGCCTTCAACCCGGCCGCCGTTTCGGCGGCGAACGCGCGCGGCCTGCTGCAGCTTCTGCCGGGAACAGCCCAGGCGGTGGCCAAGCGCCACAACATCGCCTTTTCCAAGGACAAGCTGACGGCCGATGCCGGCTATAACGCGACACTCGGCGCGCATTATCTCGGCGAGCAGATCGATGCCTTCGGCGGCTCCTATATCCTCACCTTCATCGCCTATAATGCCGGGCCGAAGCGGGTGCCGGAATGGATCGGCCGTTACGGCGATCCGCGCGGCAGGCCGATCGACGAGATCGTCGACTGGATCGAACGCATCCCCTTCCCCGAAACGCGCAACTACGTACAGCGGGTGATGGAGAATTACGAAGTTTATAAAGCCCGCCTCGGCCAAGCCACCGATATCGAGCGCGACCTGATCGGCGGACGCAGCGCCTCCTGA
- the dapA gene encoding 4-hydroxy-tetrahydrodipicolinate synthase, translating to MFNGSIPALVTPFTDAGLIDQDSFAAHVDWQIKEGSGGLVPVGTTGESPTLSHAEHKRVVELCIEVAAKRVPVMAGAGSNNTREAIELAQHAEKVGANAVLVVTPYYNKPTQKGLIAHFSAIAEAVDLPIYIYNIPGRSVVDMAPETMGALAKAHKNIVGVKDATGKIERVSEQRITCGADFRQLSGEDATALGFNAHGGVGCISVTANVAPRLCADFQAATLAGDYARALEYQDRLMPLHKAIFLEPGLCGAKYGLSRLGRMSRNVRSPLLSTLEPATESAIDAAMRHAGLLN from the coding sequence ATGTTCAATGGGTCCATTCCCGCCCTCGTCACCCCCTTCACGGATGCCGGACTGATCGACCAAGACAGCTTCGCCGCTCATGTCGACTGGCAGATCAAGGAAGGCAGCGGTGGTCTCGTTCCAGTCGGCACGACAGGCGAATCCCCGACGCTGTCGCATGCCGAGCACAAACGGGTGGTGGAACTCTGCATCGAAGTTGCCGCAAAACGCGTTCCCGTCATGGCTGGCGCCGGCTCGAACAATACGCGTGAGGCGATCGAGCTTGCCCAGCATGCCGAAAAGGTCGGTGCGAACGCCGTTCTGGTCGTCACGCCCTATTACAACAAGCCGACGCAGAAGGGTTTGATCGCGCATTTTTCGGCGATCGCCGAGGCCGTCGATCTGCCGATCTATATCTATAACATCCCCGGCCGCTCGGTGGTCGACATGGCGCCGGAAACGATGGGTGCGCTTGCCAAGGCGCACAAAAATATCGTCGGCGTCAAGGATGCGACGGGCAAGATCGAGCGCGTCTCCGAACAGCGCATCACCTGCGGCGCGGATTTCAGACAATTATCCGGCGAGGATGCGACGGCGCTCGGCTTCAACGCCCATGGCGGTGTCGGCTGTATTTCGGTAACGGCCAATGTCGCCCCGCGCCTTTGCGCCGACTTCCAGGCGGCAACGCTGGCAGGCGACTATGCCCGTGCTCTGGAATATCAGGATCGGCTGATGCCGCTCCACAAGGCGATCTTCCTTGAGCCGGGTCTTTGCGGCGCCAAATACGGGCTCTCCCGGCTTGGCCGGATGAGCCGCAACGTTCGCTCGCCGCTGCTTTCGACGCTGGAGCCGGCAACCGAATCGGCGATTGACGCCGCCATGCGTCATGCAGGCCTGTTGAATTGA
- the smpB gene encoding SsrA-binding protein SmpB → MAPKGSQRVVNKIVAENRKARFNYEIIDTYEAGIVLMGTEVKSLREGKANIAESYASDEGGEIWLINSYLPEYLQANRFNHEPRRRRKLLLSGREIHRLRSAINREGMTLIPLKIYFNDRGRAKMELALAKGKKLHDKRESEKERDWNRQKSRLLKAHG, encoded by the coding sequence ATGGCCCCCAAAGGCAGCCAGCGCGTGGTGAACAAGATCGTGGCCGAAAACCGCAAGGCCCGCTTCAACTACGAGATCATCGATACTTACGAGGCGGGCATCGTGCTGATGGGCACGGAGGTCAAGTCGCTGCGCGAAGGCAAGGCCAATATCGCCGAATCCTACGCCTCGGATGAGGGCGGCGAGATCTGGCTGATCAATTCCTATCTGCCGGAATATCTGCAGGCCAACCGCTTCAATCACGAGCCGCGCCGGCGCCGCAAACTGCTGCTGTCGGGCCGTGAAATCCATCGCCTGCGCTCTGCCATCAACCGCGAAGGCATGACGCTTATCCCGCTGAAGATCTATTTCAACGATCGCGGTCGGGCGAAAATGGAACTGGCGCTCGCCAAGGGTAAGAAATTGCACGACAAGCGCGAATCCGAGAAGGAGCGCGATTGGAACCGGCAGAAGAGCCGCCTGCTGAAGGCTCATGGCTGA